One window from the genome of Saimiri boliviensis isolate mSaiBol1 chromosome 2, mSaiBol1.pri, whole genome shotgun sequence encodes:
- the TPM1 gene encoding tropomyosin alpha-1 chain isoform X2, which translates to MDAIKKKMQMLKLDKENALDRAEQAEADKKAAEDRSKQLEDELVSLQKKLKGTEDELDKYSEALKDAQEKLELAEKKATDAEADVASLNRRIQLVEEELDRAQERLATALQKLEEAEKAADESERGMKVIESRAQKDEEKMEIQEIQLKEAKHIAEDADRKYEEVARKLVIIESDLERAEERAELSEGKCAELEEELKTVTNNLKSLEAQAEKYSQKEDKYEEEIKVLSDKLKEAETRAEFAERSVTKLEKSIDDLEDKFLCFTSPKTPSSSWMYHLSELCICLFSS; encoded by the exons ATGGACGCCATCAAGAAGAAGATGCAGATGCTGAAGCTCGACAAGGAGAACGCCTTGGATCGAGCTGAGCAGGCGGAGGCCGACAAGAAGGCGGCGGAAGACAGGAGCAAGCAG CTGGAAGATGAGCTGGTGTCGCTGCAAAAGAAACTCAAGGGCACCGAAGATGAACTGGACAAATACTCTGAGGCTCTCAAAGATGCCCAGGAGAAGCTGGAGCTGGCAGAGAAAAAGGCCACCGAT GCTGAAGCCGACGTAGCTTCTCTGAACAGACGCATCCAGCTGGTTGAGGAAGAGTTGGATCGTGCCCAGGAGCGTCTGGCAACAGCTTTGCAGAAGCTGGAGGAAGCTGAGAAGGCAGCAGATGAGAGTGAGAG AGGCATGAAAGTCATTGAAAGTCGAGCccaaaaggatgaagaaaaaatggaaattcagGAGATCCAACTGAAAGAGGCCAAGCACATTGCTGAAGATGCCGACCGCAAATATGAAGAG GTGGCCCGTAAGCTCGTCATCATTGAGAGCGACCTGGAGCGTGCAGAGGAGCGGGCTGAGCTCTCAGAAGG CAAATGTGCCGAGCTTGAAGAAGAATTGAAAACTGTGACGAACAACTTGAAGTCACTGGAGGCTCAGGCTGAGAAG TACTCGCAGAAGGAAGACAAATATGAGGAAGAGATCAAGGTCCTTTCCGACAAGCTGAAGGAG GCTGAGACTCGGGCTGAGTTTGCGGAGAGGTCAGTAACTAAATTGGAGAAAAGCATTGATGACTTAGAAG ATAAGTTTCTTTGCTTCACTTCTCCCAAGACTCCCTCGTCGAGCTGGATGTACCACCTCTCTGAGCTCTGCATTTGTCTGTTCTCCAGCTGA
- the TPM1 gene encoding tropomyosin alpha-1 chain isoform X7, whose protein sequence is MDAIKKKMQMLKLDKENALDRAEQAEADKKAAEDRSKQLEEDIAAKEKLLRVSEDERDRVLEELHKAEDSLLAAEEAAAKAEADVASLNRRIQLVEEELDRAQERLATALQKLEEAEKAADESERGMKVIESRAQKDEEKMEIQEIQLKEAKHIAEDADRKYEEVARKLVIIESDLERAEERAELSEGKCAELEEELKTVTNNLKSLEAQAEKYSQKEDKYEEEIKVLSDKLKEAETRAEFAERSVTKLEKSIDDLEDELYAQKLKYKAISEELDHALNDMTSI, encoded by the exons ATGGACGCCATCAAGAAGAAGATGCAGATGCTGAAGCTCGACAAGGAGAACGCCTTGGATCGAGCTGAGCAGGCGGAGGCCGACAAGAAGGCGGCGGAAGACAGGAGCAAGCAG CTCGAGGAGGACATCGCGGCCAAGGAGAAGCTGCTGCGGGTGTCGGAGGACGAGCGGGACCGGGTGCTGGAGGAGCTGCACAAGGCGGAGGACAGCCTCCTGGCCGCCGAGGAGGCCGCCGCCAAG GCTGAAGCCGACGTAGCTTCTCTGAACAGACGCATCCAGCTGGTTGAGGAAGAGTTGGATCGTGCCCAGGAGCGTCTGGCAACAGCTTTGCAGAAGCTGGAGGAAGCTGAGAAGGCAGCAGATGAGAGTGAGAG AGGCATGAAAGTCATTGAAAGTCGAGCccaaaaggatgaagaaaaaatggaaattcagGAGATCCAACTGAAAGAGGCCAAGCACATTGCTGAAGATGCCGACCGCAAATATGAAGAG GTGGCCCGTAAGCTCGTCATCATTGAGAGCGACCTGGAGCGTGCAGAGGAGCGGGCTGAGCTCTCAGAAGG CAAATGTGCCGAGCTTGAAGAAGAATTGAAAACTGTGACGAACAACTTGAAGTCACTGGAGGCTCAGGCTGAGAAG TACTCGCAGAAGGAAGACAAATATGAGGAAGAGATCAAGGTCCTTTCCGACAAGCTGAAGGAG GCTGAGACTCGGGCTGAGTTTGCGGAGAGGTCAGTAACTAAATTGGAGAAAAGCATTGATGACTTAGAAG ACGAGCTGTACGCTCAGAAACTGAAGTACAAAGCCATCAGCGAGGAGCTGGACCACGCTCTCAACGATATGACTTCCAT ATAA
- the TPM1 gene encoding tropomyosin alpha-1 chain isoform X9 — MDAIKKKMQMLKLDKENALDRAEQAEADKKAAEDRSKQLEDELVSLQKKLKGTEDELDKYSEALKDAQEKLELAEKKATDAEADVASLNRRIQLVEEELDRAQERLATALQKLEEAEKAADESERGMKVIESRAQKDEEKMEIQEIQLKEAKHIAEDADRKYEEVARKLVIIESDLERAEERAELSEGQVRQLEEQLRIMDQTLKALMAAEDKYSQKEDKYEEEIKVLSDKLKEAETRAEFAERSVTKLEKSIDDLEDELYAQKLKYKAISEELDHALNDMTSI, encoded by the exons ATGGACGCCATCAAGAAGAAGATGCAGATGCTGAAGCTCGACAAGGAGAACGCCTTGGATCGAGCTGAGCAGGCGGAGGCCGACAAGAAGGCGGCGGAAGACAGGAGCAAGCAG CTGGAAGATGAGCTGGTGTCGCTGCAAAAGAAACTCAAGGGCACCGAAGATGAACTGGACAAATACTCTGAGGCTCTCAAAGATGCCCAGGAGAAGCTGGAGCTGGCAGAGAAAAAGGCCACCGAT GCTGAAGCCGACGTAGCTTCTCTGAACAGACGCATCCAGCTGGTTGAGGAAGAGTTGGATCGTGCCCAGGAGCGTCTGGCAACAGCTTTGCAGAAGCTGGAGGAAGCTGAGAAGGCAGCAGATGAGAGTGAGAG AGGCATGAAAGTCATTGAAAGTCGAGCccaaaaggatgaagaaaaaatggaaattcagGAGATCCAACTGAAAGAGGCCAAGCACATTGCTGAAGATGCCGACCGCAAATATGAAGAG GTGGCCCGTAAGCTCGTCATCATTGAGAGCGACCTGGAGCGTGCAGAGGAGCGGGCTGAGCTCTCAGAAGG CCAAGTCCGACAGCTGGAAGAACAATTAAGAATAATGGATCAGACCTTGAAAGCATTAATGGCTGCAGAGGATAAG TACTCGCAGAAGGAAGACAAATATGAGGAAGAGATCAAGGTCCTTTCCGACAAGCTGAAGGAG GCTGAGACTCGGGCTGAGTTTGCGGAGAGGTCAGTAACTAAATTGGAGAAAAGCATTGATGACTTAGAAG ACGAGCTGTACGCTCAGAAACTGAAGTACAAAGCCATCAGCGAGGAGCTGGACCACGCTCTCAACGATATGACTTCCAT ATAA
- the TPM1 gene encoding tropomyosin alpha-1 chain isoform X16, producing the protein MDAIKKKMQMLKLDKENALDRAEQAEADKKAAEDRSKQLEEDIAAKEKLLRVSEDERDRVLEELHKAEDSLLAAEEAAAKAEADVASLNRRIQLVEEELDRAQERLATALQKLEEAEKAADESERGMKVIESRAQKDEEKMEIQEIQLKEAKHIAEDADRKYEEVARKLVIIESDLERAEERAELSEGQVRQLEEQLRIMDQTLKALMAAEDKYSQKEDKYEEEIKVLSDKLKEAETRAEFAERSVTKLEKSIDDLEDQLYQQLEQNRRLTNELKLALNED; encoded by the exons ATGGACGCCATCAAGAAGAAGATGCAGATGCTGAAGCTCGACAAGGAGAACGCCTTGGATCGAGCTGAGCAGGCGGAGGCCGACAAGAAGGCGGCGGAAGACAGGAGCAAGCAG CTCGAGGAGGACATCGCGGCCAAGGAGAAGCTGCTGCGGGTGTCGGAGGACGAGCGGGACCGGGTGCTGGAGGAGCTGCACAAGGCGGAGGACAGCCTCCTGGCCGCCGAGGAGGCCGCCGCCAAG GCTGAAGCCGACGTAGCTTCTCTGAACAGACGCATCCAGCTGGTTGAGGAAGAGTTGGATCGTGCCCAGGAGCGTCTGGCAACAGCTTTGCAGAAGCTGGAGGAAGCTGAGAAGGCAGCAGATGAGAGTGAGAG AGGCATGAAAGTCATTGAAAGTCGAGCccaaaaggatgaagaaaaaatggaaattcagGAGATCCAACTGAAAGAGGCCAAGCACATTGCTGAAGATGCCGACCGCAAATATGAAGAG GTGGCCCGTAAGCTCGTCATCATTGAGAGCGACCTGGAGCGTGCAGAGGAGCGGGCTGAGCTCTCAGAAGG CCAAGTCCGACAGCTGGAAGAACAATTAAGAATAATGGATCAGACCTTGAAAGCATTAATGGCTGCAGAGGATAAG TACTCGCAGAAGGAAGACAAATATGAGGAAGAGATCAAGGTCCTTTCCGACAAGCTGAAGGAG GCTGAGACTCGGGCTGAGTTTGCGGAGAGGTCAGTAACTAAATTGGAGAAAAGCATTGATGACTTAGAAG ATCAACTCTACCAGCAACTTGAGCAAAACCGCCGCCTCACTAATGAACTAAAGCTGGCCCTGAATGAGGATTAA
- the TPM1 gene encoding tropomyosin alpha-1 chain isoform X3 codes for MDAIKKKMQMLKLDKENALDRAEQAEADKKAAEDRSKQLEEDIAAKEKLLRVSEDERDRVLEELHKAEDSLLAAEEAAAKAEADVASLNRRIQLVEEELDRAQERLATALQKLEEAEKAADESERGMKVIESRAQKDEEKMEIQEIQLKEAKHIAEDADRKYEEVARKLVIIESDLERAEERAELSEGKCAELEEELKTVTNNLKSLEAQAEKYSQKEDKYEEEIKVLSDKLKEAETRAEFAERSVTKLEKSIDDLEDKFLCFTSPKTPSSSWMYHLSELCICLFSS; via the exons ATGGACGCCATCAAGAAGAAGATGCAGATGCTGAAGCTCGACAAGGAGAACGCCTTGGATCGAGCTGAGCAGGCGGAGGCCGACAAGAAGGCGGCGGAAGACAGGAGCAAGCAG CTCGAGGAGGACATCGCGGCCAAGGAGAAGCTGCTGCGGGTGTCGGAGGACGAGCGGGACCGGGTGCTGGAGGAGCTGCACAAGGCGGAGGACAGCCTCCTGGCCGCCGAGGAGGCCGCCGCCAAG GCTGAAGCCGACGTAGCTTCTCTGAACAGACGCATCCAGCTGGTTGAGGAAGAGTTGGATCGTGCCCAGGAGCGTCTGGCAACAGCTTTGCAGAAGCTGGAGGAAGCTGAGAAGGCAGCAGATGAGAGTGAGAG AGGCATGAAAGTCATTGAAAGTCGAGCccaaaaggatgaagaaaaaatggaaattcagGAGATCCAACTGAAAGAGGCCAAGCACATTGCTGAAGATGCCGACCGCAAATATGAAGAG GTGGCCCGTAAGCTCGTCATCATTGAGAGCGACCTGGAGCGTGCAGAGGAGCGGGCTGAGCTCTCAGAAGG CAAATGTGCCGAGCTTGAAGAAGAATTGAAAACTGTGACGAACAACTTGAAGTCACTGGAGGCTCAGGCTGAGAAG TACTCGCAGAAGGAAGACAAATATGAGGAAGAGATCAAGGTCCTTTCCGACAAGCTGAAGGAG GCTGAGACTCGGGCTGAGTTTGCGGAGAGGTCAGTAACTAAATTGGAGAAAAGCATTGATGACTTAGAAG ATAAGTTTCTTTGCTTCACTTCTCCCAAGACTCCCTCGTCGAGCTGGATGTACCACCTCTCTGAGCTCTGCATTTGTCTGTTCTCCAGCTGA
- the TPM1 gene encoding tropomyosin alpha-1 chain isoform X17, with product MAGSSSLEAVRRKIRSLQEQADAAEERAGSLQRELDRERKLRETAEADVASLNRRIQLVEEELDRAQERLATALQKLEEAEKAADESERGMKVIESRAQKDEEKMEIQEIQLKEAKHIAEDADRKYEEVARKLVIIESDLERAEERAELSEGKCAELEEELKTVTNNLKSLEAQAEKYSQKEDKYEEEIKVLSDKLKEAETRAEFAERSVTKLEKSIDDLEDKFLCFTSPKTPSSSWMYHLSELCICLFSS from the exons ATGGCGGGGAGCAGCTCGCTGGAGGCGGTGCGGAGGAAGATCCGGAGCCTGCAAGAGCAGGCGGACGCCGCGGAGGAGCGCGCGGGCAGCCTGCAGCGCGAGCTGGACCGCGAGAGGAAGCTGAGGGAGACC GCTGAAGCCGACGTAGCTTCTCTGAACAGACGCATCCAGCTGGTTGAGGAAGAGTTGGATCGTGCCCAGGAGCGTCTGGCAACAGCTTTGCAGAAGCTGGAGGAAGCTGAGAAGGCAGCAGATGAGAGTGAGAG AGGCATGAAAGTCATTGAAAGTCGAGCccaaaaggatgaagaaaaaatggaaattcagGAGATCCAACTGAAAGAGGCCAAGCACATTGCTGAAGATGCCGACCGCAAATATGAAGAG GTGGCCCGTAAGCTCGTCATCATTGAGAGCGACCTGGAGCGTGCAGAGGAGCGGGCTGAGCTCTCAGAAGG CAAATGTGCCGAGCTTGAAGAAGAATTGAAAACTGTGACGAACAACTTGAAGTCACTGGAGGCTCAGGCTGAGAAG TACTCGCAGAAGGAAGACAAATATGAGGAAGAGATCAAGGTCCTTTCCGACAAGCTGAAGGAG GCTGAGACTCGGGCTGAGTTTGCGGAGAGGTCAGTAACTAAATTGGAGAAAAGCATTGATGACTTAGAAG ATAAGTTTCTTTGCTTCACTTCTCCCAAGACTCCCTCGTCGAGCTGGATGTACCACCTCTCTGAGCTCTGCATTTGTCTGTTCTCCAGCTGA
- the TPM1 gene encoding tropomyosin alpha-1 chain isoform X11 has translation MDAIKKKMQMLKLDKENALDRAEQAEADKKAAEDRSKQLEEDIAAKEKLLRVSEDERDRVLEELHKAEDSLLAAEEAAAKAEADVASLNRRIQLVEEELDRAQERLATALQKLEEAEKAADESERGMKVIESRAQKDEEKMEIQEIQLKEAKHIAEDADRKYEEVARKLVIIESDLERAEERAELSEGQVRQLEEQLRIMDQTLKALMAAEDKYSQKEDKYEEEIKVLSDKLKEAETRAEFAERSVTKLEKSIDDLEDELYAQKLKYKAISEELDHALNDMTSI, from the exons ATGGACGCCATCAAGAAGAAGATGCAGATGCTGAAGCTCGACAAGGAGAACGCCTTGGATCGAGCTGAGCAGGCGGAGGCCGACAAGAAGGCGGCGGAAGACAGGAGCAAGCAG CTCGAGGAGGACATCGCGGCCAAGGAGAAGCTGCTGCGGGTGTCGGAGGACGAGCGGGACCGGGTGCTGGAGGAGCTGCACAAGGCGGAGGACAGCCTCCTGGCCGCCGAGGAGGCCGCCGCCAAG GCTGAAGCCGACGTAGCTTCTCTGAACAGACGCATCCAGCTGGTTGAGGAAGAGTTGGATCGTGCCCAGGAGCGTCTGGCAACAGCTTTGCAGAAGCTGGAGGAAGCTGAGAAGGCAGCAGATGAGAGTGAGAG AGGCATGAAAGTCATTGAAAGTCGAGCccaaaaggatgaagaaaaaatggaaattcagGAGATCCAACTGAAAGAGGCCAAGCACATTGCTGAAGATGCCGACCGCAAATATGAAGAG GTGGCCCGTAAGCTCGTCATCATTGAGAGCGACCTGGAGCGTGCAGAGGAGCGGGCTGAGCTCTCAGAAGG CCAAGTCCGACAGCTGGAAGAACAATTAAGAATAATGGATCAGACCTTGAAAGCATTAATGGCTGCAGAGGATAAG TACTCGCAGAAGGAAGACAAATATGAGGAAGAGATCAAGGTCCTTTCCGACAAGCTGAAGGAG GCTGAGACTCGGGCTGAGTTTGCGGAGAGGTCAGTAACTAAATTGGAGAAAAGCATTGATGACTTAGAAG ACGAGCTGTACGCTCAGAAACTGAAGTACAAAGCCATCAGCGAGGAGCTGGACCACGCTCTCAACGATATGACTTCCAT ATAA
- the TPM1 gene encoding tropomyosin alpha-1 chain isoform X4, translating into MDAIKKKMQMLKLDKENALDRAEQAEADKKAAEDRSKQLEDELVSLQKKLKGTEDELDKYSEALKDAQEKLELAEKKATDAEADVASLNRRIQLVEEELDRAQERLATALQKLEEAEKAADESERGMKVIESRAQKDEEKMEIQEIQLKEAKHIAEDADRKYEEVARKLVIIESDLERAEERAELSEGQVRQLEEQLRIMDQTLKALMAAEDKYSQKEDKYEEEIKVLSDKLKEAETRAEFAERSVTKLEKSIDDLEDKFLCFTSPKTPSSSWMYHLSELCICLFSS; encoded by the exons ATGGACGCCATCAAGAAGAAGATGCAGATGCTGAAGCTCGACAAGGAGAACGCCTTGGATCGAGCTGAGCAGGCGGAGGCCGACAAGAAGGCGGCGGAAGACAGGAGCAAGCAG CTGGAAGATGAGCTGGTGTCGCTGCAAAAGAAACTCAAGGGCACCGAAGATGAACTGGACAAATACTCTGAGGCTCTCAAAGATGCCCAGGAGAAGCTGGAGCTGGCAGAGAAAAAGGCCACCGAT GCTGAAGCCGACGTAGCTTCTCTGAACAGACGCATCCAGCTGGTTGAGGAAGAGTTGGATCGTGCCCAGGAGCGTCTGGCAACAGCTTTGCAGAAGCTGGAGGAAGCTGAGAAGGCAGCAGATGAGAGTGAGAG AGGCATGAAAGTCATTGAAAGTCGAGCccaaaaggatgaagaaaaaatggaaattcagGAGATCCAACTGAAAGAGGCCAAGCACATTGCTGAAGATGCCGACCGCAAATATGAAGAG GTGGCCCGTAAGCTCGTCATCATTGAGAGCGACCTGGAGCGTGCAGAGGAGCGGGCTGAGCTCTCAGAAGG CCAAGTCCGACAGCTGGAAGAACAATTAAGAATAATGGATCAGACCTTGAAAGCATTAATGGCTGCAGAGGATAAG TACTCGCAGAAGGAAGACAAATATGAGGAAGAGATCAAGGTCCTTTCCGACAAGCTGAAGGAG GCTGAGACTCGGGCTGAGTTTGCGGAGAGGTCAGTAACTAAATTGGAGAAAAGCATTGATGACTTAGAAG ATAAGTTTCTTTGCTTCACTTCTCCCAAGACTCCCTCGTCGAGCTGGATGTACCACCTCTCTGAGCTCTGCATTTGTCTGTTCTCCAGCTGA
- the TPM1 gene encoding tropomyosin alpha-1 chain isoform X18 produces MAGSSSLEAVRRKIRSLQEQADAAEERAGSLQRELDRERKLRETAEADVASLNRRIQLVEEELDRAQERLATALQKLEEAEKAADESERGMKVIESRAQKDEEKMEIQEIQLKEAKHIAEDADRKYEEVARKLVIIESDLERAEERAELSEGQVRQLEEQLRIMDQTLKALMAAEDKYSQKEDKYEEEIKVLSDKLKEAETRAEFAERSVTKLEKSIDDLEDKFLCFTSPKTPSSSWMYHLSELCICLFSS; encoded by the exons ATGGCGGGGAGCAGCTCGCTGGAGGCGGTGCGGAGGAAGATCCGGAGCCTGCAAGAGCAGGCGGACGCCGCGGAGGAGCGCGCGGGCAGCCTGCAGCGCGAGCTGGACCGCGAGAGGAAGCTGAGGGAGACC GCTGAAGCCGACGTAGCTTCTCTGAACAGACGCATCCAGCTGGTTGAGGAAGAGTTGGATCGTGCCCAGGAGCGTCTGGCAACAGCTTTGCAGAAGCTGGAGGAAGCTGAGAAGGCAGCAGATGAGAGTGAGAG AGGCATGAAAGTCATTGAAAGTCGAGCccaaaaggatgaagaaaaaatggaaattcagGAGATCCAACTGAAAGAGGCCAAGCACATTGCTGAAGATGCCGACCGCAAATATGAAGAG GTGGCCCGTAAGCTCGTCATCATTGAGAGCGACCTGGAGCGTGCAGAGGAGCGGGCTGAGCTCTCAGAAGG CCAAGTCCGACAGCTGGAAGAACAATTAAGAATAATGGATCAGACCTTGAAAGCATTAATGGCTGCAGAGGATAAG TACTCGCAGAAGGAAGACAAATATGAGGAAGAGATCAAGGTCCTTTCCGACAAGCTGAAGGAG GCTGAGACTCGGGCTGAGTTTGCGGAGAGGTCAGTAACTAAATTGGAGAAAAGCATTGATGACTTAGAAG ATAAGTTTCTTTGCTTCACTTCTCCCAAGACTCCCTCGTCGAGCTGGATGTACCACCTCTCTGAGCTCTGCATTTGTCTGTTCTCCAGCTGA
- the TPM1 gene encoding tropomyosin alpha-1 chain isoform X21 — MAGSSSLEAVRRKIRSLQEQADAAEERAGSLQRELDRERKLRETAEADVASLNRRIQLVEEELDRAQERLATALQKLEEAEKAADESERGMKVIESRAQKDEEKMEIQEIQLKEAKHIAEDADRKYEEVARKLVIIESDLERAEERAELSEGQVRQLEEQLRIMDQTLKALMAAEDKYSQKEDKYEEEIKVLSDKLKEAETRAEFAERSVTKLEKSIDDLEDELYAQKLKYKAISEELDHALNDMTSI; from the exons ATGGCGGGGAGCAGCTCGCTGGAGGCGGTGCGGAGGAAGATCCGGAGCCTGCAAGAGCAGGCGGACGCCGCGGAGGAGCGCGCGGGCAGCCTGCAGCGCGAGCTGGACCGCGAGAGGAAGCTGAGGGAGACC GCTGAAGCCGACGTAGCTTCTCTGAACAGACGCATCCAGCTGGTTGAGGAAGAGTTGGATCGTGCCCAGGAGCGTCTGGCAACAGCTTTGCAGAAGCTGGAGGAAGCTGAGAAGGCAGCAGATGAGAGTGAGAG AGGCATGAAAGTCATTGAAAGTCGAGCccaaaaggatgaagaaaaaatggaaattcagGAGATCCAACTGAAAGAGGCCAAGCACATTGCTGAAGATGCCGACCGCAAATATGAAGAG GTGGCCCGTAAGCTCGTCATCATTGAGAGCGACCTGGAGCGTGCAGAGGAGCGGGCTGAGCTCTCAGAAGG CCAAGTCCGACAGCTGGAAGAACAATTAAGAATAATGGATCAGACCTTGAAAGCATTAATGGCTGCAGAGGATAAG TACTCGCAGAAGGAAGACAAATATGAGGAAGAGATCAAGGTCCTTTCCGACAAGCTGAAGGAG GCTGAGACTCGGGCTGAGTTTGCGGAGAGGTCAGTAACTAAATTGGAGAAAAGCATTGATGACTTAGAAG ACGAGCTGTACGCTCAGAAACTGAAGTACAAAGCCATCAGCGAGGAGCTGGACCACGCTCTCAACGATATGACTTCCAT ATAA
- the TPM1 gene encoding tropomyosin alpha-1 chain isoform X5 has translation MDAIKKKMQMLKLDKENALDRAEQAEADKKAAEDRSKQLEDELVSLQKKLKGTEDELDKYSEALKDAQEKLELAEKKATDAEADVASLNRRIQLVEEELDRAQERLATALQKLEEAEKAADESERGMKVIESRAQKDEEKMEIQEIQLKEAKHIAEDADRKYEEVARKLVIIESDLERAEERAELSEGKCAELEEELKTVTNNLKSLEAQAEKYSQKEDKYEEEIKVLSDKLKEAETRAEFAERSVTKLEKSIDDLEDELYAQKLKYKAISEELDHALNDMTSI, from the exons ATGGACGCCATCAAGAAGAAGATGCAGATGCTGAAGCTCGACAAGGAGAACGCCTTGGATCGAGCTGAGCAGGCGGAGGCCGACAAGAAGGCGGCGGAAGACAGGAGCAAGCAG CTGGAAGATGAGCTGGTGTCGCTGCAAAAGAAACTCAAGGGCACCGAAGATGAACTGGACAAATACTCTGAGGCTCTCAAAGATGCCCAGGAGAAGCTGGAGCTGGCAGAGAAAAAGGCCACCGAT GCTGAAGCCGACGTAGCTTCTCTGAACAGACGCATCCAGCTGGTTGAGGAAGAGTTGGATCGTGCCCAGGAGCGTCTGGCAACAGCTTTGCAGAAGCTGGAGGAAGCTGAGAAGGCAGCAGATGAGAGTGAGAG AGGCATGAAAGTCATTGAAAGTCGAGCccaaaaggatgaagaaaaaatggaaattcagGAGATCCAACTGAAAGAGGCCAAGCACATTGCTGAAGATGCCGACCGCAAATATGAAGAG GTGGCCCGTAAGCTCGTCATCATTGAGAGCGACCTGGAGCGTGCAGAGGAGCGGGCTGAGCTCTCAGAAGG CAAATGTGCCGAGCTTGAAGAAGAATTGAAAACTGTGACGAACAACTTGAAGTCACTGGAGGCTCAGGCTGAGAAG TACTCGCAGAAGGAAGACAAATATGAGGAAGAGATCAAGGTCCTTTCCGACAAGCTGAAGGAG GCTGAGACTCGGGCTGAGTTTGCGGAGAGGTCAGTAACTAAATTGGAGAAAAGCATTGATGACTTAGAAG ACGAGCTGTACGCTCAGAAACTGAAGTACAAAGCCATCAGCGAGGAGCTGGACCACGCTCTCAACGATATGACTTCCAT ATAA
- the TPM1 gene encoding tropomyosin alpha-1 chain isoform X19, which translates to MAGSSSLEAVRRKIRSLQEQADAAEERAGSLQRELDRERKLRETAEADVASLNRRIQLVEEELDRAQERLATALQKLEEAEKAADESERGMKVIESRAQKDEEKMEIQEIQLKEAKHIAEDADRKYEEVARKLVIIESDLERAEERAELSEGKCAELEEELKTVTNNLKSLEAQAEKYSQKEDKYEEEIKVLSDKLKEAETRAEFAERSVTKLEKSIDDLEDELYAQKLKYKAISEELDHALNDMTSI; encoded by the exons ATGGCGGGGAGCAGCTCGCTGGAGGCGGTGCGGAGGAAGATCCGGAGCCTGCAAGAGCAGGCGGACGCCGCGGAGGAGCGCGCGGGCAGCCTGCAGCGCGAGCTGGACCGCGAGAGGAAGCTGAGGGAGACC GCTGAAGCCGACGTAGCTTCTCTGAACAGACGCATCCAGCTGGTTGAGGAAGAGTTGGATCGTGCCCAGGAGCGTCTGGCAACAGCTTTGCAGAAGCTGGAGGAAGCTGAGAAGGCAGCAGATGAGAGTGAGAG AGGCATGAAAGTCATTGAAAGTCGAGCccaaaaggatgaagaaaaaatggaaattcagGAGATCCAACTGAAAGAGGCCAAGCACATTGCTGAAGATGCCGACCGCAAATATGAAGAG GTGGCCCGTAAGCTCGTCATCATTGAGAGCGACCTGGAGCGTGCAGAGGAGCGGGCTGAGCTCTCAGAAGG CAAATGTGCCGAGCTTGAAGAAGAATTGAAAACTGTGACGAACAACTTGAAGTCACTGGAGGCTCAGGCTGAGAAG TACTCGCAGAAGGAAGACAAATATGAGGAAGAGATCAAGGTCCTTTCCGACAAGCTGAAGGAG GCTGAGACTCGGGCTGAGTTTGCGGAGAGGTCAGTAACTAAATTGGAGAAAAGCATTGATGACTTAGAAG ACGAGCTGTACGCTCAGAAACTGAAGTACAAAGCCATCAGCGAGGAGCTGGACCACGCTCTCAACGATATGACTTCCAT ATAA